The Rhododendron vialii isolate Sample 1 chromosome 8a, ASM3025357v1 genome has a window encoding:
- the LOC131335486 gene encoding protein MLN51 homolog translates to MASEEVEYESDPEEAKRALTMRRREASDDEGEEESGGESGPPPRRVESRESRVGIVSDGGESDGGGAPAEYDDDDEEFGVEEEEELEEYEEEVVEGEEYERSSGKEGGEGEGEGEGEGEERDRDVGESTEEVNNEGGEEGKKENEPFAVPTAGAFYMHDDRFRDSAGGRNRRTLGGGRKLWESRDYKKWGHDKFEEMTLHDRPHEEGMRNSRGRYRARGKNRGADHGYPGGNKSKAYNNSNQNNGHKAVRGRGPRRYEPSKMNNIVAPPTQVTQHRRGYGKSTEKTPHTSSGRTPVSTPNTESDSVPARKQVVASSLSSASPPFYPSASSNKEIASTQKREIQAGTISQSNTMIRGKNVVNAGGMEKVYINNSVSPNPGKPSTSLQLSPSGSSLVNNTQALHPRAHGGGVALSGQGTFQRGAPHNLVSRASPPVQPHNIQRIPAPTRVQPSVQQLGQRPGSGSQTSSPPKAGSSMNSFGSGELESPPESSKSKTALVGNGSVQVSGRSSFLYGGAQLMGASGNMGSGRGDQNFAAAPAFLPVVPFGGKHQGGMGVPAVGMAFPGYVAQPQLGMGNSEMTWLPVLAGAAGALGATYCSPYISVDGAYQSRQSGQTSSSGASSKENDINKPNSDWKPSQRPEVARDEFSQRQKNTRRYTEMNFGQ, encoded by the exons ATGGCGTCTGAAGAGGTGGAGTACGAGAGTGATCCCGAGGAGGCGAAGCGGGCGTTGACAATGCGGAGGAGAGAGGCGAGCGACGacgaaggagaagaagaatcgGGTGGCGAGTCGGGCCCGCCGCCGAGGAGGGTCGAATCTAGGGAATCTAGGGTTGGGATTGTGTCAGACGGCGGGGAATCCGACGGAGGAGGCGCACCGGCCGAGTACGATGATGATGACGAAGAGTTTGGGgttgaggaggaagaggaattGGAGGAGTATGAAGAGGAGGTTGTGGAAGGGGAAGAGTATGAGAGGAGTAGTGGAAAggaaggtggag aaggggagggggagggggagggggagggggaggagagagataggGATGTTGGGGAGTCAACGGAGGAGGTGAATAATGAGGGTGGAGAGGAGGGGAAGAAAGAGAATGAGCCGTTCGCCGTGCCGACTGCTGGGGCTTTTTACATGCACGATGATAGGTTTCGCGACAGTGCTGGTGGTCGAAATAG GCGGACACTTGGTGGTGGAAGGAAGTTGTGGGAGTCCAGAGATTACAAGAAATGGGGTCATGACAAGTTTGAGGAGATGACACTCCACGATAGACCTCATGAAGAG GGTATGAGGAACTCTAGAGGTCGTTACCGAGCTCGTGGCAAAAATCGAGGTGCAGATCATGGATATCCTGGAGGAAACAAGTCCAAAGCGTACAACAATAGCAATCAGAACAATGGACATAAAGCTGTGAGAGGAAGAGGCCCTAGAAGGTACGAGCCTTCTAAAATGAACAACATTGTGGCACCTCCAACACAAGTTACACAACACCGACG TGGATATGGGAAGTCAACTGAGAAAACTCCTCATACTTCTTCTGGAAGAACGCCTGTGTCCACACCAAATACAGAATCTGATTCAGTTCCTGCTAGGAAACAAGTGGTTGCATCAAGCTTGAGTTCTGCTTCCCCTCCATTTTATCCTTCTGCCTCTTCCAATAAAGAAATTGCTTCGACACAAAAAAGGGAAATACAAGCTGGGACTATCTCACAATCCAATACGATGATAAGAGGAAAAAATGTCGTTAATGCCGGTGGCATGGAGAAGGTTTATATCAATAATTCTGTTTCTCCTAACCCTGGAAAGCCTTCAACCAGCTTGCAGTTGTCACCTTCTGGATCATCTTTAGTCAACAACACCCAAGCTCTCCACCCAAGGGCTCACGGGGGAGGTGTAGCGCTCTCTGGGCAAGGGACTTTTCAGCGAGGAGCACCTCATAACCTAGTTAGCAGAGCTTCTCCGCCAGTCCAACCCCATAATATCCAGAGAATTCCTGCTCCAACCAGAGTTCAACCTTCTGTTCAGCAGTTGGGCCAGCGACCTGGTAGTGGATCTCAAACTTCATCTCCACCAAAAGCAGGTAGTTCTATGAATTCTTTTGGTTCTGGAGAATTGGAGTCTCCTCCAGAATCAAGTAAATCCAAGACTGCATTAGTTGGAAACGGCAGTGTACAAGTTAGTGGAAGGAGCTCCTTTCTTTATGGTGGAGCTCAACTTATGGGTGCCTCCGGGAATATGGGAAGTGGCCGTGGTGATCAGAACTTTGCTGCAGCTCCAGCCTTCTTGCCAG TTGTGCCATTTGGGGGCAAGCATCAAGGTGGTATGGGAGTGCCTGCTGTTGGCATGGCCTTCCCAGGTTATGTCGCTCAACCACAACTTGGGATGGGGAATTCTGAGATGACATG GCTACCGGTTTTGGCTGGTGCAGCGGGAGCTTTGGGGGCAACATATTGTTCACCCTATATTTCTGTTGATGGTGCTTACCAATCCCGTCAATCAGGCCAGACATCTTCATCAGGAGCTTCCAG caaAGAGAATGATATAAATAAACCAAATAGTGATTGGAAGCCTTCACAGAGACCCG AGGTTGCGAGGGATGAGTTCAGTCAACGGCAAAAAAATACTCGTAG ATATACAGAGATGAACTTTGGCCAGTGA